From the Bombus vancouverensis nearcticus chromosome 3, iyBomVanc1_principal, whole genome shotgun sequence genome, one window contains:
- the LOC117165894 gene encoding small ribosomal subunit protein uS8A: MVRMNVLSDALKSINNAEKRGKRQVLLRPCSKVIIKFLTVMMRKGYIGEFEIVDDHRSGKVVVNLSGRLNKCGVISPRFDVPINDIEKWTNNLLPSRQFGYVVLTTSGGIMDHEEARRKHLGGKILGFFF; this comes from the exons ATGGTGCGTATGAACGTTCTTAGCGATGCTCTCAAATCCATTAACAATGCTGAAAAACGTGGAAAAAGGCAGGTGCTATTAAGGCCCTGTTCAAAAGTAATCATTAAATTTCTGACTGTAATGATGAGGAAAG GATATATTGGAGAATTTGAAATTGTTGACGATCACCGTAGTGGCAAAGTTGTAGTAAATCTTAGTGGAAGACTAAATAAGTGTGGTGTAATTTCACCAAGATTTGATGTCCCAATTAATGATATTGAGAAATGGACCAATAACCTGTTGCCATCTCGACAGTTTGG atatGTTGTGTTGACCACGAGTGGAGGAATTATGGATCATGAAGAAGCTAGAAGAAAGCATCTTGGAGGAAAAATACTTGGGTTTTTCTTTTAA